The sequence TTCTCATGGAAGGCTACGTGCGCATCCCGGGTGATTCTTTCTGATTTGAGATTTTTCACCCTCACCCCAGCCCTCTCCCAGAGGGAGAGGGGGCCGACCGAGGTGTCTGGAGTAGTACATCGACCTGAAAGATCGAGTCGATTATGGGTTCAAGGGGCCGACCGAGGTGTCTGGGGTTGTACATCGACCTGAAAGAACGAGTCGATTATGGATTGAGGGGCCGACCGAGGTGTTTGAAATTGTGCATTGACCAGATCGATTATGGATTCAATGGCGATCGTTCACGTCGGTGAACCTCCACAGCATCCCCCAATCAGTTCCCTCTCCCTCGGGAGAGGGCTAGGGTGAGGGGCCTCCGACTGAAGAAACACAAAAAGAGCAGGCACCCCAGACCTGCAATCACCCAGACCAAACCCGCCAAGCCCTGAGGAAGACCGCACCCACTCATCATTCCCGCACAGGAGAACCGCAATGAGCGCCAACGTCGACCTGAACAACCGCCCCGACTACGACCATGTCCTGCAGGACATCGCCGACTACGTCCTCACCTTCAAAGTCACCTCCACCGAAGCTCTCGACACCGCCCGCAACTGCCTGATGGACACGCTGGGCTGCGGCCTGCTGGCACTGCGCTTTCCCGAATGCACCAAGCATCTTGGCCCAATCGTCGAAGGCACCGTCGTGCCGTTTGGTGCGCGAGTCCCGGGTACGTCTTATCGCCTCGACCCAGTGAAAGCCGCGTGGGACATCGGCTGCATCGTCCGTTGGCTCGACTACAACGACACCTGGCTCGCCGCCGAGTGGGGCCATCCATCGGACAACCTGGGCGGCATTCTTGCGGTGGCCGATCACCTCTCGCAGAAGCGTCTGGCCAATGCTGAAGCGCCGCTGACGATTCGCGATGTGCTGGAAGCGATGATCATGGCCCACGAGATTCAAGGCGTGATTGCTCTGGATAACTCCTTCAATCGTGTAGGACTCGATCACGTCATTCTGGTGAAAGTCGCCTCGACCGCCGTTACCGCCAAACTGATGGGCGCCAATCGCGAGCAATTGTTGTCGGCGCTTTCCCATGCGTTCGCCGATGGTCAGGCGCTGCGCACCTATCGTCATGCGCCGAATGCCGGCTCTAGAAAGTCCTGGGCGGCGGGGGATGCGACGAGTCGTGGCGTGCGTCTGGCCGACATCGCCATGCGCGGCGAAATGGGTATTCCCGGCGTGCTGACTGCGAAACAGTGGGGCTTTTATGACGTACTGTTCAGCCACACCAATAGCGATCTGGCGCTGAAACCGGAAGATAAACGCGCTTTCAGTTTTTCGCGGCCGTTCGGCAGTTACGTGATGGAAAACGTCCTGTTCAAAATCAGCTTTCCCGCCGAGTTCCACGCGCAAACCGCCTGCGAAGCGGCGGTGACCTTGCACCCGCAGGTGCGCAATCGTCTGCACGAGATCGACCGTATCGTCATCACCACCCACGAATCGGCGATCCGCATCATTTCCAAGGTCGGGCCGCTGGCCAACGCCGCCGACCGTGACCACTGCATCCAGTACATGACCGCCGTGCCGCTGGCGTTCGGCAATCTGGTCGCCGAGCAGTACGAAGACGATTTCCACCGGGCGCATCCAGTCATTGATGTGCTGCGCGAAAAAATGGTCATCGTCGAAGAGCCACGTTTCACCCGCGAGTATCTCGAGGCCGACAAACGTTCGATCGCCAACGCCGTACAAGTGTTTTTCAAGGACGGCAGCAGCACCGAAAACGTCGTGGTGGAATACCCGATCGGCCATCGTCGCCGTCGTGCCGAGGGTATTCCGTTACTCGAAGACAAATTCAAAGCCAATCTGGCCACGCGCTTCACCGGCCAACGCAGCGGCGAGATCTTTGCGTTGTGCAAGGATCAGGCGCGGCTCGAAGCCACCCCGGTCAACCGCTTTGTGGATATGTTGGTTATCTGAACCACTTTTCCACAGGCAATTTGCTAATCGCAAAACCGCTCAACAAAATCGCCGAATAGATCATCAGTTCCCGGGACAGGGTTTGCCCTTCGTACCAGGCGCCGATGATCACGGCGAACACCGGGAAAATGATAAACACGAACGACAGGATGATCGGGCTCAAGCGTTTAAGCAGCAAAAAGTAAACGATGAATCCACCCACCGATGCCACCAACCCGAGATACAGCAGGGCGCCCCACGAGCGGGCGCTGACGTCACTGAACGCCGGCGTCTCAATGCTCAGACCGACAATAAATAACATCAGGCCGGCAATGCCGATCGGCAGCGTGTTGTAGGTGATCACGCTGATCGCGCTGCCGTGTTTTTTCGTCACCACGTAGCACAGCGCATGCATCACCGCTGCACACAGAATTGCCAGTACGCCAAGCCATTCCGCCTGATCCAGATGCAGACCCTGACTGCGAATAATCATGAACAGACTGCCAAAGCCAATCGCGATGCCGAGCATTTGCGACGGGTAGATTTTCTCGCGCAGAAACAGCGCCGAGAACAGCAGGATAAAAACTGGCATGCAACTGAACAGCAGGGCGGTCAGGCCCGATGACACGTGCATCTCGCCGTAGTTGAGCAGGTAGTAGGGCAGGCTGAAATACGACAGCGTGACGAACACAAAGAACCAGCTACTTTGCTTTGGAAAAAACAGCGGTTCCTTGCGCAACAGCGCGAAGCTCAGGAACAGCGGAAAAGCGATCAGAAAACGCAGCCCGGCGGCGGTCAGCGGTGGCACGCTTTCCACCGCAATCTTGATACCCAGCCACGTCGTGCCCCAACTCAGGCAGACGATCAGAAACAAGGTGCTGGTGATCAATCCGGCGAGCCAGGGTTTGCTGATGTTCATCGGTGTGCTGACGGCGGTCGACATGCGGCGTGCTCCGAACGGTGGAATTGACCTGATCGCGGAAACGGTCTATTCCTGATTGAACCTGTTTCAAGCACGCTATTCGGGGTGATAATGACTGTCAAAGTAAGTATTGCCATGGTGTCAATCCTTCGCGATGGCCTCGTCAACGGCGTGGGTGTGAAGTACAAACGTCTGGCGGATGCAGTCGCGCAAGCCATCGATGAGGGCGTCATCGATGCGGGATGCAAGTTGCCGCCGCACCGTTTGCTGGCGGACAGCCTGGGGGTGACCATCGGCACCATCAGCCGTGCCTACGGTGAACTTGAGCGTGTCGGATTGGTGGTGGCTCGCGTAGGAGATGGCACCTATGTGCGTCAGCGCGGGATGGAGCGGCCGCAGGACAAAGGCTTTCGCAATGTCAGTGATGAGCCGTCAGCCTGTTTCGACATGAGCCGCAATCAACCGATTCCAGCGCAAGAAGCGGCGTTCATGAGCCAGAGCCTGCAGGAGCTGGCCAGCGATCCGCGGGTGTTACAGCAGTTGACCGGGTACACCGCTGAAGGTGGGCTGGCACGGCACCGATTGGCGGGTGCGGTCTGGCTGCAGCACGGGGCGTTTGTCCCGCACGTCGATCAGGTGTTGTGCGTCAACGGTGGTCAGCATGGTCTGTTGTGCGCATTGATGGGCTTGCTCAAGGCCGGCGACACCGTTGTGACCGAGCATCTGTCCTACCCGGGATTGATCGGCGTCGCACGCCAGCTCGGGATAAAACTCCTTGGCGCGGCGATGGACGACGAAGGGCTTTTACCGTCGGCGCTGGAGGACATTTGCCGTCAGCATCGTGTTTCAGCGCTGTATTGCACCCCAACGATCCAGAATCCTACAGCCGCTGTGATGTCGATCCCACGGCGCGAGGCGCTCGCCGAGCTCTGTCGCCAGCACAATTTGTTGATCATCGAAGATGAAGCCCACGCAGTACTGGACCGCCAGCGCCCGTTGCCGCTCAGTTATTTTGCGCCGGAGCGTTCAGTGCTGATCGGCAGTTTGAGCAAGGCTGTTTCAGCGGGTTTGCGCGTTGGTTATCTGCACGCGCCGCAAGCGTTGATCGGACGTTTGAATGCCGCCATCCGCGCCACCTGCTGGATGGCCAATCCGTTATCGATGGAAGTGGCGAGCCTGTGGATCGAAAGCGGCATGGCCGAGCGTTTGCTGGACGAGCAGATCAGCGAGATCGCTCGGCGCAAAGCGTTGGTGGCGCCTGTTCTGCAGGGTTTGAATTACAAGACTCACCCTTACAGTCCGCATTTCTGGGTGGAGGTGCCTGAGCTGTGGCGGGCGTCGCAGATTGCGGCGGAGTTGAAGGAAAACAACTATCTGGTAGCCACCGCCGAGGTGTTTGCGGTCGGGCATTCAGCGGTGCCGCAGTTCATTCGGGTAAGTGTGTGTAATGCGGTGGGGGATGATCGGTTGTTGCTGGCAGGTTTTGAAGCTCTGGCCAAGGCATTAACAGACACCGTGTAATCGTTCTTCGCGAGCAGGCTCGCTCCCACATTCGACCGCATTTCAACGGGATAAACGCGATCAAACTGTGGGAGCGAGCCTGCTCGCGAAAGCGTCAGCCCAGACACCACAAATCTATTTGAACCGCCGCTCCACACCTTTCTCCACCAGAATCTTCGCCGAAATCTCTTCCACCGAAAAATGCGTGGAGTTGATGTTGGGGATGTTTTCGCGGCGGAACAGATTCTCCACTTCACGCACTTCGAATTCGCACTGGGCGTAGCTCGAATAGCGGCTGTTGGGCTTGCGCTCGTTGCGGATCGCGGTGAGGCGGTCCGGGTCGATGGTCAGGCCGAACAGCTTGTGCTGATGCGCGCGCAGGGCAGTAGGCAGGGTCAGACGCTCCATGTCGTCTTCGGTCAGCGGATAGTTGGCCGCGCGGATGCCGAACTGCATGGCCATGTACAGACACGTCGGCGTTTTGCCGCATCGCGACACGCCCACTAGTATCAAATCGGCTTTGTCGTAATAGTGCGTGCGCGCGCCGTCGTCGTTGTCGAGGGCAAAGTTAACCGCCTCGATGCGCTCCATGTAATTGGAGTTGTGCCCGATCGAATGGGATTTGCCGACGGTATAGGAAGAATGCTCGGTCAGTTCCTGCTCCAGTGGGGCGAGGAAGGTCGAGAAAATGTCGATCATGAAACCATTGGACGTTGCGAGAATCTCACGGATGTCCTGATTGACGATGGTGTCGAAGATGATCGGACGGAAGCCGTCGGTTTCAGCGGCTTTGTTGATTTGTTGTACCATGGCTCGCGCTTTATCCACGCTGTCGATGTACGGTCGCGTGAATTTGCTGAAGGTAATGTTTTCGAACTGCGCCAGGAGGCTTTGACCCAGGGTTTCGGCAGTGATGCCGGTGCCATCGGAGATGAAGAAAGCAGATCGTTTCATTTGCACCTTGGGCCTTAAGCTAGTCATCAATCTTGGATATGATAGGCGCGATTTGCCGGCCGCCAATGGCCAGCATTCTCACTTATTTTCCAGGTCCAGGCCATACAACCGGCCAAGGCTCCCCCGGGCCGCCGGTTTCTGAGCTTTTCCAACACAGTTAGTGGAGAGATCACCTTGGTAGAGTACGTAGTTTCCCTCGATAAGCTCGGCAAACACGATGTTGAGCATGTGGGGGGCAAGAACGCATCCCTGGGCGAGATGATCAGTAACCTGGCAGGCGCCGGTGTTTCGGTCCCCGGCGGCTTCGCCACGACGGCTCAGGCCTATCGTGATTTCCTCGAACTGAGCGGCCTCAACGACCAGATCCACCAGGCCCTCGACGCGCTCGACGTCGACGACGTCAACGCCCTGGCCAAGACCGGCGCGCAGATCCGTCAATGGATCATGGAAGCCGAATTCCCCGAAAAACTGAATGCCGAGATCCGCACCGCGTTCGCCGCGCTGTCGGCCGGCAACCCTGACGTGGCCGTGGCCGTGCGTTCTTCCGCTACCGCCGAAGACCTGCCGGACGCCTCCTTCGCCGGTCAGCAGGAAACCTTCCTGAACATCCGTGGTGTGGAAAACGTTATCCGCGCCGCCAAAGAGGTGTTCGCTTCGCTGTTCAACGACCGTGCGATTTCCTACCGCGTGCACCAGGGCTTCGACCACAAACTGGTCGCCCTGTCGGCTGGCGTGCAGCGCATGGTGCGTTCGGAAACCGGCACTGCCGGCGTGATGTTCACCCTCGATACCGAATCCGGTTTCCGTGACGTGGTGTTCATCACCGGCGCTTACGGTCTGGGCGAAACCGTTGTACAAGGCGCGGTCAACCCGGATGAGTTCTACGTGCACAAGGGCACGCTGGAGGCCGGTCGTCCGGCGATTCTGCGTCGTAACCTGGGCAGCAAAGCCATCAAGATGATCTACGGCGACGAGGCCAAGGCCGGTCGTTCGGTCAAGACTGTCGATGTCGACAAGGCTGATCGTGCACGTTTCTGCCTGAGCGACGCTGAAGTCAGCGAGCTGGCCAAGCAAGCGATGATCATCGAAAAGCATTACGGCTGCCCGATGGACATCGAGTGGGCCAAGGACGGTGACGACGGCAAGCTGTACATCGTGCAGGCCCGTCCGGAAACCGTGAAAAGCCGCACCCAGGCCAACGTCATGGAACGTTACCTGCTGAAAGAAACCGGCACCGTGCTGGTGGAAGGTCGTGCGATTGGCCAGCGCATCGGCGCCGGTAAAGTGCGCATCATCAAGGACGTCTCCGAGATGGACAAAGTCCAGCCGGGCGACGTGCTGGTTTCCGACATGACCGACCCGGACTGGGAACCGGTCATGAAGCGCGCCAGCGCCATCGTCACTAACCGTGGCGGTCGTACCTGCCACGCAGCGATCATCGCTCGCGAGCTGGGTATTCCGGCTGTGGTTGGTTGCGGCAACGCCACCCAACTGCTGAAGGATGGCCAGGGCGTGACCGTGTCTTGCGCCGAAGGCGACACCGGTTACATCTTCGAAGGCGAGCTGGGTTTCGACATCAAGAAGAACTCCGTCGACGCCATGCCGGAGCTGCCGTTCAAGATCATGATGAACGTCGGCAACCCGGACCGCGCCTTCGACTTCGCGCAGTTGCCGAACGCCGGTGTCGGCCTGGCCCGTC comes from Pseudomonas sp. RU47 and encodes:
- the prpD gene encoding 2-methylcitrate dehydratase; this translates as MSANVDLNNRPDYDHVLQDIADYVLTFKVTSTEALDTARNCLMDTLGCGLLALRFPECTKHLGPIVEGTVVPFGARVPGTSYRLDPVKAAWDIGCIVRWLDYNDTWLAAEWGHPSDNLGGILAVADHLSQKRLANAEAPLTIRDVLEAMIMAHEIQGVIALDNSFNRVGLDHVILVKVASTAVTAKLMGANREQLLSALSHAFADGQALRTYRHAPNAGSRKSWAAGDATSRGVRLADIAMRGEMGIPGVLTAKQWGFYDVLFSHTNSDLALKPEDKRAFSFSRPFGSYVMENVLFKISFPAEFHAQTACEAAVTLHPQVRNRLHEIDRIVITTHESAIRIISKVGPLANAADRDHCIQYMTAVPLAFGNLVAEQYEDDFHRAHPVIDVLREKMVIVEEPRFTREYLEADKRSIANAVQVFFKDGSSTENVVVEYPIGHRRRRAEGIPLLEDKFKANLATRFTGQRSGEIFALCKDQARLEATPVNRFVDMLVI
- a CDS encoding DMT family transporter; translation: MNISKPWLAGLITSTLFLIVCLSWGTTWLGIKIAVESVPPLTAAGLRFLIAFPLFLSFALLRKEPLFFPKQSSWFFVFVTLSYFSLPYYLLNYGEMHVSSGLTALLFSCMPVFILLFSALFLREKIYPSQMLGIAIGFGSLFMIIRSQGLHLDQAEWLGVLAILCAAVMHALCYVVTKKHGSAISVITYNTLPIGIAGLMLFIVGLSIETPAFSDVSARSWGALLYLGLVASVGGFIVYFLLLKRLSPIILSFVFIIFPVFAVIIGAWYEGQTLSRELMIYSAILLSGFAISKLPVEKWFR
- a CDS encoding aminotransferase-like domain-containing protein, giving the protein MTVKVSIAMVSILRDGLVNGVGVKYKRLADAVAQAIDEGVIDAGCKLPPHRLLADSLGVTIGTISRAYGELERVGLVVARVGDGTYVRQRGMERPQDKGFRNVSDEPSACFDMSRNQPIPAQEAAFMSQSLQELASDPRVLQQLTGYTAEGGLARHRLAGAVWLQHGAFVPHVDQVLCVNGGQHGLLCALMGLLKAGDTVVTEHLSYPGLIGVARQLGIKLLGAAMDDEGLLPSALEDICRQHRVSALYCTPTIQNPTAAVMSIPRREALAELCRQHNLLIIEDEAHAVLDRQRPLPLSYFAPERSVLIGSLSKAVSAGLRVGYLHAPQALIGRLNAAIRATCWMANPLSMEVASLWIESGMAERLLDEQISEIARRKALVAPVLQGLNYKTHPYSPHFWVEVPELWRASQIAAELKENNYLVATAEVFAVGHSAVPQFIRVSVCNAVGDDRLLLAGFEALAKALTDTV
- the ppsR gene encoding posphoenolpyruvate synthetase regulatory kinase/phosphorylase PpsR is translated as MKRSAFFISDGTGITAETLGQSLLAQFENITFSKFTRPYIDSVDKARAMVQQINKAAETDGFRPIIFDTIVNQDIREILATSNGFMIDIFSTFLAPLEQELTEHSSYTVGKSHSIGHNSNYMERIEAVNFALDNDDGARTHYYDKADLILVGVSRCGKTPTCLYMAMQFGIRAANYPLTEDDMERLTLPTALRAHQHKLFGLTIDPDRLTAIRNERKPNSRYSSYAQCEFEVREVENLFRRENIPNINSTHFSVEEISAKILVEKGVERRFK
- the ppsA gene encoding phosphoenolpyruvate synthase, with product MVEYVVSLDKLGKHDVEHVGGKNASLGEMISNLAGAGVSVPGGFATTAQAYRDFLELSGLNDQIHQALDALDVDDVNALAKTGAQIRQWIMEAEFPEKLNAEIRTAFAALSAGNPDVAVAVRSSATAEDLPDASFAGQQETFLNIRGVENVIRAAKEVFASLFNDRAISYRVHQGFDHKLVALSAGVQRMVRSETGTAGVMFTLDTESGFRDVVFITGAYGLGETVVQGAVNPDEFYVHKGTLEAGRPAILRRNLGSKAIKMIYGDEAKAGRSVKTVDVDKADRARFCLSDAEVSELAKQAMIIEKHYGCPMDIEWAKDGDDGKLYIVQARPETVKSRTQANVMERYLLKETGTVLVEGRAIGQRIGAGKVRIIKDVSEMDKVQPGDVLVSDMTDPDWEPVMKRASAIVTNRGGRTCHAAIIARELGIPAVVGCGNATQLLKDGQGVTVSCAEGDTGYIFEGELGFDIKKNSVDAMPELPFKIMMNVGNPDRAFDFAQLPNAGVGLARLEFIINRMIGVHPKALLNYDGLPQEIKESVDKRIAGYDDPVGFYVEKLVEGISTLAAAFAPKKVIVRLSDFKSNEYANLIGGKLYEPEEENPMLGFRGASRYISESFRDCFELECRALKRVRNEMGLTNVEIMVPFVRTLGEASQVVDLLAENGLKRGENGLRVIMMCELPSNAILAEEFLEFFDGFSIGSNDLTQLTLGLDRDSGIIAHLFDERNPAVKKLLANAIAACNKAGKYIGICGQGPSDHPDLAKWLMEQGIESVSLNPDTVLETWFFLAEGQAPA